From the genome of Thermodesulfobacteriota bacterium, one region includes:
- a CDS encoding response regulator — protein sequence MKQNIRKLILSLLGEVKDAEPLRSLNSVEQKEFSRDVAHMNLARIRMLCLLVAIVESLALVLSMFGLMKYGAGVLSQKGILMALSANIVVSLVFLLAVKRPALPADLRPWHAIASFGVVFALLSIFGLISVFRQAMSSNISPYMIALLVCATALCLYPWQSLVLFTGSFCVPVVTLLLMTRFRVDVPMLFNNTAMVVFAYVVSLAVFQKERRDFKRKCLLEATNEKMRLSEQNFRQMVENAPVGIFRTTPDGKVLEANPALLAALHFKNVEGINRYGLINLYTDYKERERLLSLVQQGPVSAFHTCFRLPDGEVIVVSLGAYLARDAEGKPKYLEGTLENVTQQKKSEQAVKESEQRLAYVIDFLPIATVVINTEGIVTAWNHAAEQITGVKAKDMLGKGNQEYAIPFYGERRKILIDLVFASPEELKTKYMHIEQSHGVITAEAVCPALPGGARHLLGFATALYNSQGTVVGAIECLRDITDFRQTEAQLKEAKEVADAANQAKSIFLATMSHEIRTPMNAIIGMTGLLLDSTLTPQQLDFAQTIRDSGEALLTIINDILDFSKIEAGKLDLECQPYDLRGCVESTLGLLGHRATEKHLEMVYLIDPGVPGILIGDSTRVSQVLTNLMSNAIKFTEKGEIAVMAKARMLEEKPSYASNHCENLPESVRSGQWYEIEFLVKDSGVGIPADRMDRLFKSFSQVDSSMARKYGGTGLGLAISRRLCEMMGGKIWAESELGKGSTFYFTLQAEKAKTEKKQAYLSEEQPDLQGRRLLIIDDNPTNRKIIALQTKAWGMQPQEATSATEALAIIGRNEPFDLAILDMQMPEKDGLALAEEIRKYRDAQSLPLIMLSSIGTAFRDARAKHFSAQLSKPVKPSQLYNTIMEALAPSVPKTYQKEYDIEKKVDYDAEMGRQYPLRILVAEDNVINQKLIHAILERMGYLPEITSNGKEAIASLKRQHYDVVLMDVQMPEMDGLEATGHIRKGFSPELQPYIIAMTANAMQGDREQCIAAGMDDYLSKPVRPNELVTALKKVKPKAINHPAGNQPEKERCSAVPVFDPGEFGRLKSSLGDQALALIPRLVDQFAKDGPGHIARARAALVANKMADLRREAHTLKSNALNFGLAALAEACKTLEYQARENKAEGASTLIDAMEMEFKKAAAELEKARAEL from the coding sequence ATGAAACAGAACATCCGCAAACTCATTTTATCCCTGCTGGGCGAGGTAAAAGACGCCGAACCGCTGCGAAGCCTAAATTCCGTTGAGCAGAAGGAATTTTCCCGGGATGTTGCCCACATGAACCTTGCCCGCATACGGATGCTTTGTTTGCTGGTTGCTATTGTTGAATCGCTGGCACTGGTGCTTAGCATGTTCGGCCTTATGAAATACGGCGCGGGCGTATTGAGCCAGAAAGGAATTTTGATGGCTCTTTCCGCCAACATTGTTGTTTCGCTTGTATTTCTTCTTGCCGTAAAGCGGCCGGCACTGCCGGCAGACCTGCGGCCATGGCATGCCATTGCAAGCTTTGGCGTTGTCTTTGCGTTGCTGTCAATCTTCGGGCTGATTTCCGTGTTCCGCCAGGCCATGAGCTCCAATATTTCCCCCTACATGATTGCGCTCCTTGTCTGCGCCACGGCGCTGTGCCTGTACCCGTGGCAGAGCCTGGTGCTTTTTACAGGATCGTTCTGCGTGCCGGTGGTCACCCTTTTGCTGATGACCCGTTTCCGCGTCGATGTCCCCATGCTGTTCAACAACACAGCAATGGTTGTGTTTGCCTATGTAGTCTCGCTTGCGGTGTTCCAGAAGGAAAGACGCGACTTCAAGCGTAAATGCCTGCTGGAGGCCACCAACGAAAAGATGCGTCTTTCGGAGCAGAATTTCCGGCAGATGGTCGAGAACGCGCCCGTGGGGATCTTCCGCACTACCCCGGACGGGAAAGTGCTTGAGGCCAATCCCGCGCTGCTAGCCGCGCTGCATTTTAAAAACGTAGAAGGGATTAACCGGTACGGCCTGATAAACCTGTATACCGACTACAAGGAGCGCGAGCGCCTGCTTTCCCTTGTCCAGCAAGGTCCTGTTTCGGCGTTTCATACATGCTTTCGCCTGCCAGATGGCGAGGTTATTGTTGTGTCCCTGGGTGCGTACCTTGCGCGCGACGCCGAGGGAAAACCGAAATACCTGGAAGGGACCCTGGAAAACGTGACGCAGCAGAAAAAATCTGAGCAGGCAGTAAAAGAATCCGAGCAGCGGCTTGCCTACGTGATAGATTTTCTGCCCATCGCCACAGTGGTCATCAATACCGAGGGCATCGTGACTGCATGGAACCATGCCGCCGAGCAGATAACCGGGGTCAAGGCAAAGGACATGCTGGGTAAAGGCAACCAAGAATACGCCATTCCCTTTTACGGCGAGAGGCGGAAAATTTTAATAGACCTGGTGTTTGCGTCGCCCGAAGAGCTGAAAACAAAGTACATGCATATCGAGCAGAGCCATGGAGTGATCACCGCAGAAGCTGTTTGCCCTGCCCTTCCCGGAGGCGCACGGCACCTGCTGGGATTTGCAACGGCCCTGTATAATTCGCAGGGCACGGTGGTGGGGGCCATTGAATGCCTGCGTGATATCACCGATTTCCGGCAGACCGAGGCGCAGCTCAAGGAGGCCAAAGAGGTTGCCGATGCGGCCAACCAGGCAAAGAGCATCTTCCTGGCAACCATGAGCCACGAAATCCGTACACCTATGAACGCCATCATCGGGATGACCGGGCTGCTACTGGACAGCACGCTCACGCCCCAGCAACTGGATTTTGCCCAGACTATCCGCGACAGCGGCGAAGCCCTCCTGACGATCATCAACGACATCCTTGATTTTTCCAAAATAGAAGCGGGAAAGCTTGACCTGGAATGCCAGCCCTATGACCTGCGCGGATGCGTGGAATCCACCTTAGGGCTTCTGGGCCACCGGGCAACGGAAAAGCACCTTGAAATGGTATATCTTATCGATCCTGGGGTTCCCGGTATACTGATCGGCGATTCCACGCGCGTGAGCCAGGTGCTCACCAATCTGATGAGCAACGCCATCAAGTTCACGGAAAAAGGAGAAATCGCGGTCATGGCAAAAGCACGCATGCTGGAAGAGAAACCCTCATATGCCAGCAACCATTGCGAAAACTTACCGGAATCGGTCCGCTCGGGCCAGTGGTACGAAATAGAATTTTTGGTGAAAGATTCCGGGGTCGGTATCCCGGCCGACCGCATGGACCGCCTTTTCAAATCGTTCAGCCAGGTGGACTCCTCCATGGCGCGCAAGTATGGCGGCACCGGCCTGGGGCTTGCCATCAGCCGGCGCCTGTGCGAAATGATGGGCGGAAAAATATGGGCCGAAAGCGAACTGGGCAAGGGATCTACGTTCTATTTTACCCTGCAGGCAGAAAAGGCAAAGACCGAAAAAAAGCAGGCGTACCTGAGCGAGGAGCAACCAGATCTGCAGGGCCGGCGGCTTTTAATCATTGACGACAATCCCACCAATAGGAAAATCATTGCCTTGCAAACCAAGGCCTGGGGCATGCAGCCGCAGGAGGCCACCTCGGCAACCGAGGCTCTGGCCATAATCGGCCGCAATGAGCCGTTTGACCTTGCCATTCTGGATATGCAGATGCCCGAAAAAGACGGGCTTGCGCTTGCCGAGGAGATCAGAAAATACCGCGACGCGCAATCCCTGCCGCTGATTATGCTGTCATCTATTGGCACCGCTTTTCGGGATGCGCGCGCCAAGCATTTTTCTGCGCAGCTTTCAAAACCCGTAAAACCTTCCCAGCTTTACAATACGATCATGGAGGCGCTGGCGCCCTCTGTGCCGAAGACGTACCAGAAGGAATATGATATTGAGAAAAAAGTAGACTATGATGCGGAAATGGGCAGGCAATACCCCCTCCGCATTCTGGTGGCCGAGGATAACGTAATCAACCAGAAACTGATCCACGCGATATTGGAGCGTATGGGGTATTTGCCGGAAATCACAAGCAACGGAAAAGAGGCCATTGCCTCCCTTAAACGGCAGCACTACGACGTGGTGTTGATGGATGTACAGATGCCGGAAATGGATGGCCTGGAGGCTACCGGCCATATCCGAAAGGGCTTCAGCCCAGAGCTGCAGCCCTACATTATTGCCATGACCGCCAATGCCATGCAGGGAGACCGGGAACAATGCATTGCCGCGGGCATGGACGACTATTTGAGCAAGCCGGTCCGGCCCAACGAGCTGGTTACCGCGCTGAAAAAGGTTAAGCCGAAAGCGATAAATCATCCTGCCGGAAACCAGCCCGAGAAGGAAAGGTGCAGTGCTGTTCCTGTTTTTGACCCGGGGGAATTTGGCCGCCTGAAATCAAGCCTGGGCGACCAAGCCCTCGCATTGATTCCCAGGCTCGTGGATCAATTCGCTAAGGATGGACCCGGTCATATTGCACGGGCGCGCGCGGCGCTTGTCGCAAACAAAATGGCCGACCTGCGGCGTGAGGCCCATACGCTTAAATCAAACGCGCTCAATTTCGGTCTTGCGGCTTTGGCCGA